In Eucalyptus grandis isolate ANBG69807.140 chromosome 4, ASM1654582v1, whole genome shotgun sequence, the following proteins share a genomic window:
- the LOC104441630 gene encoding dof zinc finger protein DOF1.8, which yields MDTAQWPQEIVVKPIEDIVTSTCTAAATPKPSSSSVSERKPRPQKEQALNCPRCNSTNTKFCYYNNYSLTQPRYFCKTCRRYWTDGGSLRNIPVGGGSRKNKRSSSSASSSSSSFNSSSKKLPDLISTPASNPNNKVTLHEGQDLNLAFPNPHHHDFKSISELVQVPSLEASKNHHISANSSSAGASMAPPQLSALELLSGITSRGSFSSFMSMPVHDPGSVYTPGLFALPDFKPTLNFSLDGLGSGGYRSLPSVQEGGTNGGRLLFPFEDLKPVSSTSDMEQNRGDQGDSNGYWSGMLGGGSW from the exons ATGGACACCGCTCAGTGGCCACAG gagATTGTGGTGAAACCAATAGAAGATATAGTCACAAGCACATGCACGGCAGCAGCCACCCCAAAGCCATCATCATCTTCGGTTTCGGAGAGGAAGCCAAGGCCGCAAAAGGAACAAGCCCTCAACTGCCCAAGATGCAACTCCACCAACACCAAGTTCTGCTACTACAACAACTACAGCCTCACCCAGCCCAGGTACTTCTGCAAGACCTGCAGGAGGTACTGGACTGACGGTGGGTCCCTCAGGAACATCCCTGTGGGCGGTGGCTCCAGGAAGAACAAGAGATCATCGTCCtcagcatcatcttcttcctcgtcttTCAATTCCTCATCCAAGAAGCTGCCTGATCTGATCAGCACACCTGCGTCGAACCCTAACAACAAAGTGACACTTCATGAAGGCCAAGATCTGAACCTGGCCTTCCCAAACCCTCACCATCATGATTTCAAGTCCATCTCTGAGCTGGTCCAAGTGCCAAGCCTTGAGGCCAGCAAGAACCACCATATCTCTGCTAACTCTAGCTCCGCCGGTGCTTCCATGGCACCGCCGCAGCTCTCGGCTCTGGAGCTGCTCTCGGGGATAACGTCGAGAGGTAGTTTCAGTTCGTTCATGTCGATGCCCGTCCACGATCCAGGCTCCGTCTACACGCCTGGGCTGTTCGCACTGCCGGACTTCAAGCCGACcctcaatttctctcttgatGGCCTTGGGAGTGGGGGTTATAGGAGCCTCCCTAGTGTGCAAGAGGGTGGCACTAATGGAGGGAGGCTCTTGTTTCCCTTTGAAGATTTGAAGCCAGTCTCAAGCACGAGTGATATGGAGCAGAATAGAGGAGATCAAGGAGACTCCAATGGATACTGGAGTGGGATGTTGGGTGGCGGATCGTGGTAA